In Ficedula albicollis isolate OC2 unplaced genomic scaffold, FicAlb1.5 N01009, whole genome shotgun sequence, one genomic interval encodes:
- the LOC107604492 gene encoding RUS1 family protein C16orf58 homolog yields MAAVARCVVGVAGGATRAALAVHQARRDNVADVAAKDSSQVGLGALVWTGLDWEGPYWFVYWCVLVCACLYWSIPVHTGLYWFIFVHIGPYRSILLHTTANWFILVRTAPYQFTVVYTGPYWFMLVCTDAYWSMIVHTSPYWSILVSTDSYWSMIFHTSLYWFILVCTGPYCSILLHIGSYWSIVFGTGFYWSILVHVSPYWSILIYTGPYQFKLAYTGLYCSILVYTGPYWFILVHTGLL; encoded by the exons ATGGCGGCGGTGGCCAGG TGCGTGGTGG GCGTGGCCGGCGGTGCCACCCGGGCGGCTCTGGCCGTGCACCAGGCCCGGAGGGACAACGTGGCCGACGTGGCCGCCAAGGACAGCAGCC aggtgggactgggagcactggtttggactggtttggactgggagGGCCCATACTGGTTTGTGTACTGGTGTGTACTGGTCTGTGCTtgtttatactggtccataccagtccatactggtttatactggtttatatttgTCCATATTGGTCCATACCGGTCCATACTGCTCCATACCACTGCaaactggtttatactggtccgtactgcTCCATACCAGTTTACAGTGGTgtatactggtccatactggtttatgCTGGTCTGTACTGATGCATACTGGTCCATGATTGTCCATACCagtccatactggtctatactggtcaGTACTGATTCATACTGGTCCATGATTTTCCATACCAgtctgtactggtttatactggtctgtactggcCCATACTGCTCCATACTGCTCCATAttggttcatactggtccatagtTTTCGGTACTGGTTtctactggtccatactggttcatgTCAGTCCATATTGGTCCATACTAatttatactggtccataccaGTTCAAACTGGcttatactggtctgtactgctccatactggtttatactggtccatactggtttattttggtccatactggtttattATAG